Part of the Brevibacillus brevis genome is shown below.
ATGCGCTCCGCGTGTACATGCAGTTTGCGTTTCTGATCGGCGCCGTGGTCACCCTGCCGGTGGCGCTGTACCATTTGTGGCGTTTCGTCTCGCCTGGCCTCAACATCAACGAGCGGCGCGGCTCGCTTTACTTCATCCCGGCGGCGTGCTTTCTGTTCATCGTAGGGATCTTGTTCGGGTACTACGTGGTCTTTCCGATGATCATGCAGTTCATGACCAATATGACGGCGACCATCGGGGCCGATCCGAATTACGGGATTGCGGAGTACTTCGGGTTTTTGTTCAACATGGTGATCCCGTTCGGAGTGCTGTTTCAGCTCCCGATCATCGTGATGTTTCTGACCCGGATCCGCATTCTCAATCCGATGAGGCTGGCGAAAGTCCGCCGCTTCGCTTACTTCGGTCTGGCAGTCGTGGGGATTACTTTGACGCCCCCGGAAATTGTCAGCGACATCTTGGTCACCATTCCGCTTTTGCTCCTCTACGAGCTGAGCATCTGGCTGTCGCGGATCGTTTACCGCAAGCAGCTTCGGGAAGAAGCGGAGTGGGAAAAAGAATACGCCTACGAAACGGACGAGGCCGTGCGTTAGGGTGGACAAACGAAAGTCTCCTGTCATTTCGACAGGGGACTTTTTTGCTTTCCGCTTTGGCAAACCGCTCGCAGCGAATGATGTTTCTTATTTCGGAAGGAAGTGGGCAATACTAGTACGGTTAAAAATGGAGGTGGTCATCTGTGTGGATGATTCTGAGCCTGGCGTTGTTCTTTTCCGGCGGAGGCGCGGCAGTGGCGGCGGAGCAGGTGGAGCTGTTTGATTCGGACGCGCAAAAGGTGGTGGCGACGTTTCAAAATACGGAAGAGCTGCAAGCGGAAGCGCAGCGCCTGCTGAGCAGCGTGAGCGGGCGTGTCCTGGAGCTCAATCCCTCGCTCGACCACGTGATGATCGTGAAAATTCCGTTGGCTCCCCCAAAGCGTTTGGCGTTGCGCTCGGCCGGCATCGAAACGGACATCGCGGAAATGTTTGTGGTCATGCCCAAGAAAGGCAAACGGCCGCCGTGGATGATTTTGCACACGAAAGAGTACGAGACGGTGGTCGTCGAGTTTTCAGGGGGCGTCGAAAAGCTGCGGGCGCAGGTCCAGCTTCCGTGAGTCATGAGCTTGTCCAGACAGATCGGACGGATCCATCTCGAAGGGCGTCTTCAGCCGGCTGCGCCCGCTGTGCATCTATTGTGCGGGAGTGAGAAAGGTCTGTGTATAGTAATCGGTGACGACCCCCGCTCCTAGCTGCGTGAAGCCTTTCTCCAGCACGTTTTTCCGGTGGCCGGGGCTGTTCATCCAGCTTTCGTGCGCTTCGATGGCGTCCGGGTAGCCGGCCGCAATGTTCTCCCCCGCCATGCGATACGAGATGCCTGCCTCCTTCAAACGGTCGAACGGATCGAAGCCCGTCGTGGCGGAGACGTGGTCAAAAAAGTCGTTGCTTTCCATGTCGAGGCTGTGCTTGCGGGCTACCTGGGCAGCCATCTCGTTCCATTGCAGCGGGAGTAGGTGGTTGCGGTAGCGCGTGACGTTCACCAGGTCGAGGATTTGGCGTTCATAGGCGGCGTTGACCAGTTCCCGATCCTTCACGCTGAGGGCGGGCGGGTCGAAGTCGGGAGCTTGTCCCTGGTACGTCCACTTCGTCTCGTAGAAGCTGCCGCGCAACAGCATCTGGGTGTCGATCAGCCGCAGCGCCGTCACCTTGTCGTTGCTTTGCTTGTCCAAATAGTAGATGGCGGCGATTCCGTTTTCCATGACCAGGGGGCGCTGCTGCTTTTGGTTGGTGATCTGTACGTTTGCGCCCATGTACGAGAACGAGACGACGTTTTGCAGCGGATGCTGGCGCTCCAGAGCCTGAAGGGAGGTGCCGACGCCGATGCTGCCCAGCTTCGCTTCCGGAGCGAGCGAGTAAATATCCACGACTTTTCCGTCGGCGATGCCTATCTGTACGTAACGGGCGGGATCGCTGTTGTAGACCCACCATTGGTAGCCGAGGGCGCTAGGCTCTTTGCGAGCGGGCGAGCCCAGTCGTTTGGTCACCTCCGAGGTGTTCATGCCGAGGGCGATGCCGAAAAGCGCGTTCGGCTGCTCCTCTGCCTTGGCAGCGGATCCGGTCAGTCCAGCAGGTGAAGCCGCGGAAGAGCCTGTGTTCGTTGACGGAGCAGAGCCGGGAGCAGTGGCGGTCGCTCCCCCCTTTGGCGTCTGTTTCGTCAGAGCGGCAGGGGGCTGCCCCACCCAGGCGGAATGAGTGGCGCCATCCCATCCTGTCGGTTTGTTCAATTGCTGCCCGATCATGGACAGCGGTACATAGAGCGTTCCTTTGTATTCGAGAGCGGCGGGCAAATCCGGAGAGTCGCTTTGGGTGGCAAGCGGCTTTTTGCTGGAGACGACTTCCCGGCCGTCCCAGAAGATGGTGGCAGGGTAAAGATTCGCCCGAATAAAGGATGCGTGATCGGCTGTGAAGAAACGGATGATGCCTGCGATCGCGAGGACGGACAAAGTGATGGGCAGCCATTTTCGCATGTGCAGTTCCCTCCTTGAGACAGCTTGTCTGATACTCTATCTGATTTATATGAGGGACGATCTCTGATAGAACACCTTTTGCTAGACGATAGAAGAAAGGAACGGGATGAGCGGGCGGCACAGGGGTGGACTTGATATGGAAAAAAGTGAGGGAAACTACTTGCAAAGTAGATAGTGATTCATTATTATAGGAATTGGGTGTTAGCACTCATTCCGATCGAGTGCTAACAACAGCAAATTTGTTTACCTACATTTCTTGAGGAGGGTGTTTTTAGTGCTTAAGCCATTGGGTGACCGTGTGGTAATCGAACCTATCTCCAAAGACGAAACGACTGCGAGCGGTATCGTTTTGCCTGATACTGCAAAGGAAAAACCGCAAGAAGGCCGTGTAATCGCAGTAGGTTCCGGTCGTGTTGCTGACAACGGCGAGCGCATCGCGTTGGAAGTAAAAGAAGGCGATAAAGTGATCTTCTCCAAATACGCTGGTACAGAAGTTAAGGTAGACAATAAGGAATACCTCGTGCTGCGCGAATCCGATATCCTCGCGATTATCGGCTAAGGCTCTTGACATAGGATTTTGAACGAACCAACACATAACAGGAGGTAGAGATACGATGGCAAAACAAGTGAAATTCTCTGAAGACGCTCGCCGCTCGATGCTCCGCGGTGTGGAAACTTTGGCAAATGCGGTGAAAGTGACGCTCGGTCCAAAAGGACGCAACGTAGTACTCGAGAAGAAATTCGGTTCTCCGCTCATCACCAATGACGGTGTGACGATCGCGAAAGAAATCGAACTGGAAGACGCTTATGAAAACATGGGCGCTCAACTGGTGAAAGAAGTTGCTACCAAAACCAACGACATCGCTGGTGACGGTACGACGACTGCAACCGTTCTGGCAGCTGCGATGATCCGTGAAGGTCTGAAAAACGTAACAGCAGGCGCGAACCCGATGGTAATCCGTCGCGGTATGGAAAAAGCTGTTCGTGCAGCTGTAGAAGAAATCAAATCCATCGCGAAACCGGTTGAAAACAAATCTTCCATCGCGCAAGTAGCGGCTATTTCCGCTGACGACCTGGAAGTGGGCAACCTGATCGCAGAAGCAATGGAAAAAGTGGGCAAAGACGGCGTTATCACCGTGGAAGAGTCCAAAGGCTTCGTAACCGAGCTGGAAGTAGTAGAAGGTATGCAATTCGACCGCGGCTACGCTTCCCCTTACATGATTACCGACACTGACAAGATGGAAGCGGTTCTGAACAACCCTTACATCCTGATCACCGATAAGAAAATCTCCAACATCCAAGAAGTTCTGCCTGTACTGGAGCAAGTGGTACAAAGCGGCAAGCCTCTCCTGATCATCGCGGAAGATGTAGAAGGCGAAGCGCTGGCTACTCTCGTAGTGAACAAACTGCGTGGTACCTTCACTGCAGTAGCAGTAAAAGCTCCTGGCTTCGGCGATCGCCGCAAAGCGATGCTGCAAGACATCGCTGCTCTGACTGGTGGCGAAGTGATCACAGAAGAACTGGGTCTGGATCTGAAATCCACCAAGCTGGAACAACTGGGCCGCGCTGGCAAAATCGTGGTTACCAAAGAAAACACCACCGTCGTGGAAGGTGCTGGCGACAAGGCTACCATCGAAAGCCGCGTTGCTCAAATCCGTCAACAAATCGAAGACACCACTTCCGATTTCGATCGCGAAAAACTGCAAGAGCGTCTGGCTAAACTGGCTGGCGGCGTAGCAGTGATCAAAGTCGGTGCCGCTACCGAAACCGAACTGAAAGAGAAAAAGCTCCGCATCGAGGACGCTCTGAACTCCACTCGCGCTGCAGTGGAAGAAGGTATCGTTCCTGGCGGTGGTACTACTCTCATCAACGCAATCAAAGCGGTTGAAGCTGTCAAAGCTGAAGGCGAAGAGGCAGTCGGTGTGCAAATCGTACTCCGCTCCCTGGAAGAGCCGGTTCGTCAAATCGCTGCGAACGCAGGCCTCGAAGGTTCTGTAATCGTAGAGCGCCTGAAAAAAGAAGCGGTAGGCATCGGCTTCAACGCTGCTACCGAAGAGTATGTAAACATGCTGGAAGCCGGTATCGTAGACGCTGCGAAAGTAACTCGCTCCGCTCTGTCCAACGCTGCATCCGTAGCAGCTATGTTCCTGACTACCGAAGCGGTTATCGCAGACAAACCGGAAGAAAACAAAGCTCCTATGGGCATGCCTGACATGGGCGGCATGGGCGGCATGATGTAAGAAAAACGCTACCCCCTCGATATACGAAGGGTAAAGCGTCTCAGAAGAAGGTCTTTCATCCATTCATCGGAATG
Proteins encoded:
- the tatC gene encoding twin-arginine translocase subunit TatC gives rise to the protein MKDQEMTVVEHLTELRTRILWVLAVFIVALIAGFFLAGPLIEYLKQEPIADGVPIISLHPSDALRVYMQFAFLIGAVVTLPVALYHLWRFVSPGLNINERRGSLYFIPAACFLFIVGILFGYYVVFPMIMQFMTNMTATIGADPNYGIAEYFGFLFNMVIPFGVLFQLPIIVMFLTRIRILNPMRLAKVRRFAYFGLAVVGITLTPPEIVSDILVTIPLLLLYELSIWLSRIVYRKQLREEAEWEKEYAYETDEAVR
- a CDS encoding CAP-associated domain-containing protein, producing the protein MRKWLPITLSVLAIAGIIRFFTADHASFIRANLYPATIFWDGREVVSSKKPLATQSDSPDLPAALEYKGTLYVPLSMIGQQLNKPTGWDGATHSAWVGQPPAALTKQTPKGGATATAPGSAPSTNTGSSAASPAGLTGSAAKAEEQPNALFGIALGMNTSEVTKRLGSPARKEPSALGYQWWVYNSDPARYVQIGIADGKVVDIYSLAPEAKLGSIGVGTSLQALERQHPLQNVVSFSYMGANVQITNQKQQRPLVMENGIAAIYYLDKQSNDKVTALRLIDTQMLLRGSFYETKWTYQGQAPDFDPPALSVKDRELVNAAYERQILDLVNVTRYRNHLLPLQWNEMAAQVARKHSLDMESNDFFDHVSATTGFDPFDRLKEAGISYRMAGENIAAGYPDAIEAHESWMNSPGHRKNVLEKGFTQLGAGVVTDYYTQTFLTPAQ
- the groES gene encoding co-chaperone GroES produces the protein MLKPLGDRVVIEPISKDETTASGIVLPDTAKEKPQEGRVIAVGSGRVADNGERIALEVKEGDKVIFSKYAGTEVKVDNKEYLVLRESDILAIIG
- the groL gene encoding chaperonin GroEL (60 kDa chaperone family; promotes refolding of misfolded polypeptides especially under stressful conditions; forms two stacked rings of heptamers to form a barrel-shaped 14mer; ends can be capped by GroES; misfolded proteins enter the barrel where they are refolded when GroES binds), encoding MAKQVKFSEDARRSMLRGVETLANAVKVTLGPKGRNVVLEKKFGSPLITNDGVTIAKEIELEDAYENMGAQLVKEVATKTNDIAGDGTTTATVLAAAMIREGLKNVTAGANPMVIRRGMEKAVRAAVEEIKSIAKPVENKSSIAQVAAISADDLEVGNLIAEAMEKVGKDGVITVEESKGFVTELEVVEGMQFDRGYASPYMITDTDKMEAVLNNPYILITDKKISNIQEVLPVLEQVVQSGKPLLIIAEDVEGEALATLVVNKLRGTFTAVAVKAPGFGDRRKAMLQDIAALTGGEVITEELGLDLKSTKLEQLGRAGKIVVTKENTTVVEGAGDKATIESRVAQIRQQIEDTTSDFDREKLQERLAKLAGGVAVIKVGAATETELKEKKLRIEDALNSTRAAVEEGIVPGGGTTLINAIKAVEAVKAEGEEAVGVQIVLRSLEEPVRQIAANAGLEGSVIVERLKKEAVGIGFNAATEEYVNMLEAGIVDAAKVTRSALSNAASVAAMFLTTEAVIADKPEENKAPMGMPDMGGMGGMM